In Cicer arietinum cultivar CDC Frontier isolate Library 1 chromosome 7, Cicar.CDCFrontier_v2.0, whole genome shotgun sequence, a single window of DNA contains:
- the LOC101494567 gene encoding SAC3 family protein C isoform X2, with the protein MNSGNGSPSSSFSKSRHPHRHKFPSNATNQSKVSTFAQRVTPPPTTGSNYNASISDFNSSQEDAQQSSNFGVLVGTCPYMCPERERIQREKLRDLAVFERLNGNPGKSSPALAVKKFCRTISSKYVQASDMRPLAVLEDTLNYLLGLLDSKEHPFEVVHDFIFDRTRSIRQDLTMQNIVSKRVIYMYEGMVKFHVISHQKLWCSMGDPNIASLHHLNMEQLTKTLSSLFNLYEANRNSNNVHENEAEFHSLYVLLNLGSHSKPMGEPLSLWFSRVSTPILKSKEMQFARRVVRSFRLCNYIDFFRTAAAQASYLQYCIMEPYINEVRSLALSCINFSGYKLHPYPLFNLSKHLMIEFIPDRNRIWNCYAILAVLRHVQMNLEISYFTQSKLPSVTPKVGSKNIVSWAYKIMEGSLRDAIYSIPNIGPDVYVRCQVWA; encoded by the exons atGAATAGTGGAAATGGAAGCCCTAGCTCTTCTTTTTCCAAATCACGGCATCCGCACCGCCACAAATTCCCATCAAATGCTACCAATCAATCCAAAGTTTCAACTTTTGCTCAAAGGGTCACTCCTCCTCCTACCACTGGTAGTAATTATAATGCTTCTATCTCTGATTTCAATAGCAGCCAAGAGGATGCACAACAATCTTCCAATTTTGGGGTTTTAGTTGGAACTTGTCCTTATATGTGTCCAG AAAGAGAGAGGATCCAGCGTGAGAAACTTCGCGATTTGGCAGTTTTTGAGAGGTTAAATGGTAATCCTGGAAAATCATCCCCAGCTCTTGCAGTCAAGAAG TTTTGCAGAACTATATCCAGCAAATATGTTCAAGCATCTGATATGCGGCCTCTTGCTGTATTAGAAGATACTTTAAATTACCTTTTGGGCTTGCTGGATTCTAAGGAGCATCCATTTGAAGTAGTTCATGACTTCATCTTTGATAGGACAAGGTCTATACGTCAAGATCTTACTATGCAAAATATTGTAAGCAAGAGAGTTATCTACATGTATGAGGGAATG GTGAAATTTCATGTTATATCACATCAAAAGCTCTGGTGTTCTATGGGTGATCCAAACATTGCATCACTGCATCATCTTAACATGGAGCAGCTCACAAAAACATTGTCTTCTTTATTTAATCTGTACGAAGCAAATCGAAATTCAAATAATGTGCATGAGAATGAAGCTGAGTTCCATTCATTATATGTGCTTCTTAATCTTGGTTCTCACAGCAAACCAATG GGTGAACCGCTTTCTTTATGGTTTAGTCGTGTATCAACTCCGATATTGAAGTCAAAAGAAATGCAGTTTGCTAGGAGAGTCGTACG GTCTTTCCGACTCTGTAATTATATTGATTTCTTCCGTACTGCTGCAGCTCAGGCATCATATCTGCAGTACTGCATTATGGAGCCTTATATCAATGAA GTTCGTTCGCTGGCTTTATCTTGCATAAATTTCAGTGGCTACAAACTTCATCCATATCCTCTGTTCAACCTTTCAAAACACCTGATGATAGAG TTTATCCCTGACAGGAATCGGATTTGGAATTGTTATGCCATTCTTGCGGTCTTGAGACATGTACAGATGAATCTGGAAATAAGTTACTTCACACAAAGCAAACTACCTTCAGTCACCCCAAAGGTGGGTTCCAAAAATATAGTTTCTTGGGCTTACAAGATTATGGAAGGCAGTCTTAGAGACGCCATTTACTCCATCCCCAACATTGGTCCAGATGTATATGTTAGGTGTCAGGTTTGGGCCTAA
- the LOC101494567 gene encoding SAC3 family protein C isoform X1, whose protein sequence is MNSGNGSPSSSFSKSRHPHRHKFPSNATNQSKVSTFAQRVTPPPTTGSNYNASISDFNSSQEDAQQSSNFGVLVGTCPYMCPERERIQREKLRDLAVFERLNGNPGKSSPALAVKKFCRTISSKYVQASDMRPLAVLEDTLNYLLGLLDSKEHPFEVVHDFIFDRTRSIRQDLTMQNIVSKRVIYMYEGMVKFHVISHQKLWCSMGDPNIASLHHLNMEQLTKTLSSLFNLYEANRNSNNVHENEAEFHSLYVLLNLGSHSKPMGEPLSLWFSRVSTPILKSKEMQFARRVVRSFRLCNYIDFFRTAAAQASYLQYCIMEPYINEVRSLALSCINFSGYKLHPYPLFNLSKHLMIEESDLELLCHSCGLETCTDESGNKLLHTKQTTFSHPKGGFQKYSFLGLQDYGRQS, encoded by the exons atGAATAGTGGAAATGGAAGCCCTAGCTCTTCTTTTTCCAAATCACGGCATCCGCACCGCCACAAATTCCCATCAAATGCTACCAATCAATCCAAAGTTTCAACTTTTGCTCAAAGGGTCACTCCTCCTCCTACCACTGGTAGTAATTATAATGCTTCTATCTCTGATTTCAATAGCAGCCAAGAGGATGCACAACAATCTTCCAATTTTGGGGTTTTAGTTGGAACTTGTCCTTATATGTGTCCAG AAAGAGAGAGGATCCAGCGTGAGAAACTTCGCGATTTGGCAGTTTTTGAGAGGTTAAATGGTAATCCTGGAAAATCATCCCCAGCTCTTGCAGTCAAGAAG TTTTGCAGAACTATATCCAGCAAATATGTTCAAGCATCTGATATGCGGCCTCTTGCTGTATTAGAAGATACTTTAAATTACCTTTTGGGCTTGCTGGATTCTAAGGAGCATCCATTTGAAGTAGTTCATGACTTCATCTTTGATAGGACAAGGTCTATACGTCAAGATCTTACTATGCAAAATATTGTAAGCAAGAGAGTTATCTACATGTATGAGGGAATG GTGAAATTTCATGTTATATCACATCAAAAGCTCTGGTGTTCTATGGGTGATCCAAACATTGCATCACTGCATCATCTTAACATGGAGCAGCTCACAAAAACATTGTCTTCTTTATTTAATCTGTACGAAGCAAATCGAAATTCAAATAATGTGCATGAGAATGAAGCTGAGTTCCATTCATTATATGTGCTTCTTAATCTTGGTTCTCACAGCAAACCAATG GGTGAACCGCTTTCTTTATGGTTTAGTCGTGTATCAACTCCGATATTGAAGTCAAAAGAAATGCAGTTTGCTAGGAGAGTCGTACG GTCTTTCCGACTCTGTAATTATATTGATTTCTTCCGTACTGCTGCAGCTCAGGCATCATATCTGCAGTACTGCATTATGGAGCCTTATATCAATGAA GTTCGTTCGCTGGCTTTATCTTGCATAAATTTCAGTGGCTACAAACTTCATCCATATCCTCTGTTCAACCTTTCAAAACACCTGATGATAGAG GAATCGGATTTGGAATTGTTATGCCATTCTTGCGGTCTTGAGACATGTACAGATGAATCTGGAAATAAGTTACTTCACACAAAGCAAACTACCTTCAGTCACCCCAAAGGTGGGTTCCAAAAATATAGTTTCTTGGGCTTACAAGATTATGGAAGGCAGTCTTAG